In Buchnera aphidicola (Aphis aurantii), one DNA window encodes the following:
- the rpsC gene encoding 30S ribosomal protein S3, protein MGQKVHPNGMRLGIIKKWNSVWFSNTKDFADHLDSDYKVRQFLMKELVKASVSRIIIERPAKSIRVTIHTARPGIVIGKKGEDVEKLRVIIAKITGVPAQINISEVRKPELDAKLVSDSITSQLERRVMFRRAMKRSVQNAMRQGAKGIKVEVSGRLGGAEIARREWYREGRVPLHTLRANIDYSVAEAHTTYGVIGVKVWIFKGEILGGMSAIEQLEKKPSMQSKKQHRKNRK, encoded by the coding sequence ATGGGTCAAAAAGTCCATCCTAATGGCATGCGATTGGGTATAATTAAAAAATGGAATTCAGTGTGGTTTTCAAATACTAAAGATTTTGCAGATCATTTAGATAGTGATTATAAAGTTCGTCAATTTTTAATGAAAGAGCTTGTTAAAGCGTCAGTTTCTCGTATTATTATCGAAAGACCTGCTAAAAGTATTCGTGTTACTATTCATACTGCTAGGCCTGGTATTGTGATAGGAAAAAAGGGTGAAGATGTTGAAAAATTAAGAGTTATTATTGCCAAGATAACTGGTGTTCCAGCTCAAATAAATATTTCTGAAGTTAGAAAACCTGAATTAGATGCAAAACTTGTTTCAGACAGTATTACTTCGCAATTAGAACGAAGAGTTATGTTTCGAAGAGCTATGAAAAGATCTGTTCAAAACGCTATGAGACAAGGAGCAAAAGGAATTAAGGTGGAAGTAAGTGGTAGACTAGGTGGTGCTGAAATAGCTCGAAGAGAATGGTATAGAGAAGGAAGGGTGCCATTACATACTCTTCGCGCAAACATTGACTATAGTGTTGCAGAAGCTCATACAACATATGGTGTAATCGGTGTAAAAGTTTGGATTTTTAAAGGTGAAATATTAGGTGGAATGTCTGCTATTGAACAATTAGAAAAAAAACCATCTATGCAATCTAAAAAGCAACATCGTAAAAATCGAAAGTAG
- the rplB gene encoding 50S ribosomal protein L2: protein MAIVKCKPTSPGRRHVIKVVNKELYKGNPYSSLITKKSKTGGRNNNGRITTRHIGGGHKRAYRIIDFKRNKDNIDAIIERFEYDPNRSSNIALILYKDGTRSYILAPKGLKIGDTITSGVNVPIKTGNTLPIKNIPIGSFIHNVEMKPGKGGQISRSAGSYVQLVARDKDYATLRLRSGEMRKIASNCRGTIGEVGNAEHMLKVLGKAGASRWFGIRPTVRGTAMNPVDHPHGGGEGRNFGKHPVTPWGVQTKGKKTRRNKRTEQFILRHRHK, encoded by the coding sequence ATGGCAATTGTTAAATGTAAGCCAACATCCCCAGGTCGACGTCATGTAATTAAAGTTGTCAATAAAGAATTATATAAAGGCAACCCATATTCTTCACTTATTACCAAAAAAAGTAAAACTGGAGGTCGTAATAATAACGGAAGAATTACAACTCGACACATTGGAGGGGGGCATAAAAGAGCATATCGTATTATAGATTTTAAAAGAAATAAAGATAATATAGACGCTATAATAGAAAGATTTGAATACGATCCTAATCGCTCTTCTAATATTGCTTTAATATTATATAAAGATGGAACAAGAAGTTACATTTTAGCTCCTAAAGGTTTAAAAATAGGTGATACAATTACATCAGGAGTAAATGTGCCTATTAAAACAGGAAATACTTTGCCAATTAAAAATATTCCTATTGGTTCTTTTATTCACAATGTAGAAATGAAACCAGGAAAAGGAGGTCAAATTTCCAGATCTGCAGGAAGTTACGTTCAATTAGTAGCACGTGATAAAGATTATGCAACTTTAAGATTACGATCTGGTGAAATGAGAAAAATTGCATCTAATTGTAGAGGGACAATAGGCGAAGTAGGAAATGCAGAGCATATGTTAAAAGTTTTAGGTAAAGCTGGTGCTTCACGATGGTTTGGAATTCGCCCAACAGTACGAGGTACTGCTATGAACCCGGTAGATCATCCTCATGGAGGTGGTGAAGGACGAAATTTCGGAAAACATCCAGTCACTCCTTGGGGTGTTCAAACAAAAGGAAAAAAAACTCGGAGAAATAAACGCACTGAACAATTTATTTTACGTCATCGTCATAAATAA
- the rpsS gene encoding 30S ribosomal protein S19 translates to MPRSLKKGPFIDVSLLKKVEKAVKLNDKKPLKTWSRRSTVFPNMVGLTISVHNGRNHIPIFITEEMVGHKLGEFSLTRTYRGHTADKKVKKR, encoded by the coding sequence ATGCCACGTTCCTTGAAAAAAGGCCCTTTTATTGATGTTAGCTTATTAAAAAAAGTAGAAAAAGCAGTAAAATTAAATGATAAAAAACCTTTAAAAACTTGGTCTAGACGTTCTACAGTATTTCCAAATATGGTTGGTTTAACAATATCTGTCCATAATGGTCGGAATCATATTCCAATTTTTATTACTGAAGAAATGGTTGGACATAAATTAGGTGAATTTTCTCTTACTCGTACCTATAGAGGACATACTGCAGATAAAAAAGTAAAAAAACGTTAG
- the rplP gene encoding 50S ribosomal protein L16 — protein MLQPKRTKFRKMHKGRNRGLALGTNVDFGIFGLKAIDRGRLTARQIESARRAITRFIKRQGKIWIRIFPDKPITQKPLEVRMGKGKGNVEYWVALVQPGKILYEIDGVSEEESRKAFKLAASKLPIKTTFVTKMVM, from the coding sequence ATGTTGCAACCAAAACGAACTAAATTTCGCAAAATGCACAAAGGTCGAAATCGAGGGCTTGCTCTTGGTACTAATGTCGACTTTGGTATTTTTGGGTTAAAAGCTATTGATCGCGGACGTTTAACAGCAAGACAAATTGAATCTGCACGGAGAGCTATAACACGTTTTATTAAAAGACAAGGAAAAATTTGGATACGTATTTTTCCTGATAAACCTATTACTCAAAAACCATTAGAAGTTAGAATGGGTAAAGGTAAGGGAAATGTTGAATATTGGGTTGCTTTAGTTCAACCTGGTAAAATTCTTTATGAAATAGATGGAGTGTCTGAAGAAGAGTCTCGAAAAGCATTTAAATTAGCAGCATCAAAATTACCCATTAAAACTACTTTTGTAACTAAAATGGTGATGTAA
- the rpmC gene encoding 50S ribosomal protein L29 yields the protein MKELCKFRKKNYQDLNIELLQLLREQFNLRMQSVSGKLKQSHLLRKVRRNIAQVKTILTEKERIK from the coding sequence ATGAAGGAATTATGTAAATTTCGAAAAAAAAATTATCAAGATCTTAATATAGAGCTTTTACAATTATTAAGAGAGCAATTTAATTTGCGTATGCAATCTGTATCTGGAAAATTAAAACAATCACATTTGTTGAGAAAAGTGAGGCGCAATATTGCACAAGTAAAAACGATATTAACAGAAAAGGAGCGTATCAAATAA
- the rplV gene encoding 50S ribosomal protein L22 has product METLAQYRKARSSAQKIRLIADLIRGKKVPQALNILNFNNKKAAVLVKKVLESAIANAEHNNGIDIDQLKVKNIFVDEGSTMKRMMPRAKGRADRILKRTSHITVIVSDC; this is encoded by the coding sequence ATGGAAACTTTAGCTCAATATCGTAAAGCTCGATCTTCTGCTCAAAAAATTCGTTTAATAGCAGATTTAATTCGTGGTAAAAAAGTACCTCAAGCATTAAATATATTAAATTTTAATAATAAGAAAGCAGCGGTTTTAGTAAAAAAAGTACTAGAATCAGCCATAGCAAATGCAGAGCATAATAATGGCATTGATATTGATCAATTAAAAGTTAAAAATATATTTGTAGATGAAGGTTCTACAATGAAAAGGATGATGCCTCGTGCTAAAGGTCGGGCGGATCGTATTTTAAAACGTACTAGTCATATTACTGTCATTGTTTCTGATTGTTAA
- the rpsQ gene encoding 30S ribosomal protein S17, with product MMEKIRTLQGRVISNKMQKSAVVSIERFVKHEIYKKFVKKTTKFHIHDENNECSIGDLIEIRESRPISKTKSWVLVRIIEKNIF from the coding sequence ATAATGGAAAAAATTCGCACTTTACAAGGTCGTGTTATTAGCAATAAAATGCAAAAATCAGCTGTTGTTTCAATTGAGCGCTTTGTAAAACATGAAATTTATAAGAAATTTGTAAAAAAAACTACAAAATTTCATATTCACGATGAAAACAATGAATGTTCTATAGGTGATTTAATAGAAATTCGAGAATCTAGACCAATCTCAAAAACCAAATCTTGGGTTTTAGTTCGAATTATTGAAAAAAATATTTTTTAA